In Candidatus Zixiibacteriota bacterium, the following proteins share a genomic window:
- a CDS encoding shikimate kinase gives MPPRTVFLIGFSGSGKSTIGPPLARKLKAEFFDTDAMIEKQTGRTISDLIMQKGETFFRTLEHKTIRRLLRSESSKVVALGGGAFVRRGVRELIDTKGIVVYLSCPVRELYRRLRLASDRPLLEGRPRVGETDKQAKLRRMSTLLNQRNSSYSKAHVRVSTANKSLTDCVQEVYRKVRELNARSSR, from the coding sequence ATGCCGCCAAGAACTGTTTTTCTTATCGGATTCTCAGGTTCCGGCAAATCTACCATTGGACCGCCGTTGGCCCGAAAGCTAAAGGCTGAGTTTTTCGACACCGATGCTATGATTGAAAAGCAAACCGGCCGCACGATTTCGGATTTGATCATGCAAAAGGGTGAGACCTTTTTCAGAACCTTGGAGCACAAGACGATTCGACGATTACTCCGGTCCGAGTCTAGCAAGGTTGTCGCCCTCGGTGGTGGCGCTTTTGTCCGGCGAGGCGTTCGCGAACTGATTGACACGAAGGGAATCGTGGTTTATCTGAGTTGTCCTGTCCGCGAACTGTATCGAAGGTTGCGCCTGGCCAGTGATCGTCCATTACTGGAAGGTCGACCTCGGGTTGGCGAGACGGACAAGCAGGCGAAACTGAGGAGAATGAGCACGTTGCTCAATCAAAGAAATAGCAGCTACTCGAAGGCGCACGTCAGGGTGTCAACCGCCAACAAGAGCCTGACCGATTGCGTTCAGGAAGTGTACCGAAAGGTGAGAGAGCTAAATGCCCGATCTTCGCGTTAG
- the aroF gene encoding 3-deoxy-7-phosphoheptulonate synthase — MLIVMELGATTEMVDNVCREIEKAGLKAHPMPGAIRTAIGITGNKAQVDADHLEAQVGVKEIIHVTKPFKLVSREFYPENSVIDVNGILIGGKNLVTMVGPCAVETRDQCMIIAEKVAASGAQIFRGGAYKPRTSPYSFQGLEEAGLKILAEVREKFGMAIITEAIDTEVLALVSEYADIVQIGARNMQNFSLLKKAGRQPKPVMLKRGMSATLEEFLMAAEYIMSEGNRNVILCERGVRTFADHTRNTLDLSAVPYVKRTSHLPIIVDPSHGTGKAHKVLPLSRAAIATGADGLMIEVHHDPANALSDGPQSLTPDKFDALMKEVRAIGAVLGRTCE, encoded by the coding sequence ATGTTAATTGTAATGGAATTAGGCGCCACCACCGAAATGGTGGACAATGTATGCCGTGAGATCGAAAAGGCCGGTCTTAAGGCGCACCCTATGCCCGGCGCCATACGCACCGCCATCGGCATAACCGGAAACAAAGCACAAGTTGATGCCGATCACCTTGAGGCTCAGGTGGGCGTGAAGGAAATCATCCACGTCACCAAACCGTTCAAGCTGGTGAGTCGGGAGTTCTATCCCGAAAACAGCGTGATCGACGTCAACGGGATTTTGATCGGCGGGAAGAACCTGGTCACTATGGTGGGTCCTTGTGCGGTGGAGACTCGTGATCAGTGCATGATTATTGCTGAGAAAGTGGCTGCTTCCGGCGCTCAGATTTTTCGGGGCGGAGCCTATAAGCCTCGCACCTCGCCATATAGTTTTCAGGGTCTGGAAGAAGCCGGTTTGAAGATACTAGCCGAAGTACGCGAGAAATTCGGTATGGCCATCATCACCGAGGCTATTGACACCGAGGTATTGGCATTGGTGTCGGAGTACGCCGATATCGTTCAGATAGGCGCGCGCAACATGCAGAATTTCTCGTTGCTCAAAAAAGCCGGTCGCCAGCCCAAGCCGGTGATGCTCAAACGTGGTATGTCGGCAACGCTTGAGGAGTTTCTGATGGCCGCCGAATACATTATGAGCGAAGGCAACCGCAATGTTATTCTGTGCGAACGCGGCGTGCGCACTTTCGCCGACCACACGCGCAATACGCTCGACCTGTCGGCCGTGCCGTATGTTAAACGAACCAGCCATCTGCCGATCATTGTCGATCCCAGTCACGGAACCGGCAAAGCACACAAAGTTCTACCGTTGTCACGAGCGGCTATCGCCACCGGGGCCGACGGTTTGATGATCGAGGTGCATCATGATCCAGCCAACGCTCTCTCCGACGGTCCGCAGTCATTGACGCCCGACAAATTTGACGCGCTGATGAAGGAGGTGCGAGCGATCGGAGCCGTACTGGGCAGGACCTGCGAATGA
- the argS gene encoding arginine--tRNA ligase yields MDLSSDRFKQEFAAATVQAFRTVYPEVYASSGDTQVFNTDFVLENIEKPKDPTMGRFAFPVFRYGKLLGDKPPAISGTVSTELNANLAESSALTTLSIGGFINAKVEPSIQARETIGQILDQGSHYGDSDVGQGRKYLIEYCSANIAKPYGVGHLRSTIIGNSLRRVHKKLGYDAIGINYLGDWGTQFGKMIVAYRRWGQGLDLGEDAVKQLLDLYVRFHDEAKSDPSLDDEARLAFRQLEDAEPEAVQLWERFKEISLAEFDRIHTMLGVEFDIITGESFLNDKMEAVIERLQKAGLTELSQGALVVQIDDPNLPPCLLKKGDGATLYATRDLAGLVYRWETYRFHESLYVVGSAQADHFKQAFKVISMLEEAEGMDASERMTGRVKHIDFGWVKFEGGAMATRSGNIIFLEDVTDRAVALAREKILEKNPTLESIDHTAHQIGVGAVIFSQFSVRRQKDVNFVWKEVLSFEGETGPYLQYTHARLSSLLRKYGSEVTEDIDVSLLGGAEEQRVVEILADFPSIVEDTARTYDPHLIAAYLLKASAAFNKVYQRKSEDGRIDKIISEDRRLSAARMALVKAVKTVLGEGLYLLGIDAPEEM; encoded by the coding sequence TTGGATTTGAGTTCGGATCGGTTCAAACAAGAATTCGCAGCAGCAACAGTCCAGGCATTTCGCACGGTCTATCCAGAGGTGTACGCATCATCCGGTGATACGCAGGTGTTCAACACCGACTTTGTCCTGGAGAACATCGAGAAACCGAAAGACCCAACCATGGGTCGATTTGCTTTTCCTGTTTTCCGTTACGGCAAACTTCTGGGCGACAAACCACCCGCGATTTCCGGAACTGTCTCCACCGAGTTGAACGCGAATCTGGCAGAATCATCGGCGCTGACGACCCTTAGCATCGGTGGCTTCATCAATGCAAAGGTGGAGCCTTCAATTCAAGCGCGCGAGACAATTGGTCAGATCCTCGATCAGGGATCGCACTATGGCGATTCGGATGTCGGTCAAGGCCGCAAGTATCTCATTGAATACTGCTCGGCCAATATTGCCAAGCCTTATGGTGTCGGTCATCTGCGCTCGACGATAATCGGCAACTCACTCAGGCGGGTCCACAAGAAACTCGGTTACGATGCAATCGGCATAAACTACCTGGGCGACTGGGGGACACAGTTCGGCAAAATGATCGTGGCTTATCGTCGCTGGGGTCAGGGTCTCGATCTGGGCGAAGATGCCGTCAAGCAACTCCTTGACCTGTATGTACGTTTTCACGATGAAGCGAAATCGGACCCTTCGCTGGATGATGAAGCGCGTTTGGCATTCCGGCAACTTGAGGATGCCGAGCCAGAAGCAGTACAATTGTGGGAGAGGTTCAAGGAAATCTCGCTGGCCGAGTTTGATCGTATCCATACCATGCTTGGTGTGGAGTTCGATATAATCACCGGCGAGTCGTTTTTGAACGACAAGATGGAAGCGGTTATCGAGCGATTGCAAAAAGCCGGGCTGACCGAGTTGTCGCAAGGCGCCCTGGTTGTGCAAATAGATGATCCCAACCTGCCTCCTTGTTTGCTCAAGAAAGGGGACGGCGCCACCCTGTACGCCACCCGTGATCTGGCCGGGCTGGTCTATCGCTGGGAAACATATCGTTTTCACGAGTCGCTGTACGTGGTGGGTTCGGCCCAGGCCGACCATTTCAAACAGGCGTTCAAAGTGATCTCGATGCTCGAAGAGGCCGAGGGTATGGATGCATCCGAACGCATGACCGGACGGGTCAAACACATTGACTTCGGCTGGGTAAAGTTCGAAGGCGGGGCCATGGCCACGCGGTCCGGGAATATTATTTTCCTCGAAGATGTCACCGACCGGGCAGTTGCACTGGCCCGTGAAAAGATACTTGAAAAAAACCCGACCCTGGAATCTATCGACCACACCGCTCATCAAATTGGAGTTGGCGCGGTGATCTTCTCTCAGTTTTCGGTGCGCCGTCAGAAGGATGTCAATTTCGTCTGGAAGGAAGTTCTCAGTTTCGAGGGTGAGACCGGTCCGTATCTGCAATACACGCACGCTCGCCTGAGTTCGTTGTTGCGCAAGTACGGTTCGGAGGTCACCGAAGATATCGACGTATCGCTGCTCGGTGGGGCGGAGGAACAGCGCGTTGTTGAAATCCTGGCCGATTTTCCGTCGATAGTTGAAGATACCGCGCGCACCTACGATCCGCACCTGATCGCTGCCTATCTGTTGAAGGCGTCCGCCGCCTTTAACAAGGTCTATCAACGCAAGTCCGAAGATGGACGGATCGACAAGATAATTTCTGAAGATCGAAGACTTTCAGCAGCCCGCATGGCCCTGGTCAAAGCGGTGAAAACTGTGCTCGGCGAGGGCCTCTATCTGTTGGGTATCGACGCCCCGGAGGAGATGTGA
- the aroB gene encoding 3-dehydroquinate synthase, producing MPDLRVRVSSGQYPIAVVSKKPDRLRTLLAKACTSDRLFVFYDAQFYALHAASLRKSLTAPGRRLIELVLPSGEKTKSSATLEKVYSFLLAEKISRDDFVLAVGGGVTSDLIGYAAATTLRGIRWGVVPTTLLGMVDAAIGGKTGINHRQGKNLIGAFWHPRFVYVDTWWTNTLAARQMMAGMGEVVKYAGLTGQPMLKLTEGWVQSSSRLSQPVLTKLVKYSVACKADIVTRDERERNVRMFLNLGHTVGHAIEKAAGYGRLLHGEAVILGLWAAIELSCSLKQSRRRYLDGYRRNIECLVRRLPKVKLQSKKIAEAMSLDKKRRGDDIRFVLLDRPGKPFIADNVPGRTIRAVIERSLTMYDRLGGRDA from the coding sequence ATGCCCGATCTTCGCGTTAGAGTATCCAGTGGTCAATATCCGATCGCGGTGGTATCGAAAAAACCGGACCGGCTGCGCACGTTGCTGGCTAAAGCATGCACAAGCGACAGGTTATTTGTTTTTTACGACGCCCAATTCTATGCGCTGCACGCCGCGTCGCTGCGTAAGTCGCTCACAGCGCCCGGTCGGCGTCTGATTGAATTGGTCTTACCGTCGGGGGAAAAGACCAAGTCCAGCGCGACTCTGGAGAAAGTGTATTCATTCCTGCTTGCGGAGAAGATCAGCCGCGACGACTTTGTTCTGGCCGTCGGCGGTGGGGTTACTTCCGATCTGATCGGCTACGCCGCCGCCACGACACTGCGCGGAATCCGATGGGGTGTGGTGCCGACCACACTGCTGGGTATGGTGGACGCCGCGATCGGCGGCAAGACCGGCATCAATCATAGGCAAGGCAAGAATCTTATCGGTGCTTTCTGGCATCCGCGTTTTGTGTATGTCGACACCTGGTGGACAAATACTTTGGCGGCCCGTCAGATGATGGCCGGCATGGGAGAAGTTGTAAAATACGCCGGGCTGACCGGCCAACCGATGCTTAAGTTGACAGAGGGTTGGGTGCAGAGTTCCAGCCGCCTGAGTCAGCCCGTGCTTACTAAATTGGTCAAGTACTCGGTCGCCTGCAAGGCGGACATAGTGACCAGGGACGAACGTGAACGCAATGTTCGAATGTTTCTGAATCTCGGTCACACCGTGGGACATGCCATCGAAAAGGCAGCCGGTTACGGACGGCTTTTGCACGGCGAGGCGGTGATTCTGGGCCTCTGGGCGGCGATTGAGCTGAGTTGCAGCCTGAAGCAGTCACGAAGGCGCTATTTGGATGGCTACCGACGGAACATTGAGTGTCTGGTGCGCCGTCTGCCAAAGGTCAAATTACAGTCAAAGAAAATTGCTGAGGCCATGAGTCTCGACAAGAAACGGCGGGGTGATGACATCAGATTTGTCTTGCTGGACCGTCCTGGAAAGCCCTTTATTGCCGATAACGTTCCTGGAAGAACTATCCGCGCTGTGATAGAGCGGAGCCTAACGATGTATGATCGCCTTGGAGGCAGGGATGCGTAG
- the trpA gene encoding tryptophan synthase subunit alpha codes for MNRVAEVAAGTRPEKLLVPFFTVGYPDLKTTIALARSAADAGADIIELGMPFSDPLADGPQIQHSSQAALDNGIGLRSVLDSVRKLRRHVSVPLVLMGYYNPLLAYGEDRFLKAAATAGVDGFIIPDLPVEEGAGFKTKVESGGMSSLFLVAPTSSPQRIRMIDKNSTDLVYAVTVTGVTGVGRSFSADTDRYLRSLKKSLSKRFVAGFGVSSAESARRLTRYADGVVIGSALVKIIREASNRKGCVRQVSRFLGDIRRAL; via the coding sequence ATGAATCGGGTCGCTGAAGTCGCTGCCGGGACTCGCCCGGAAAAACTGTTGGTGCCGTTCTTTACAGTCGGCTATCCCGACCTGAAGACGACCATCGCGCTGGCTCGGTCAGCCGCGGATGCCGGGGCTGACATTATAGAACTGGGTATGCCGTTTTCCGATCCTCTGGCCGATGGACCCCAGATTCAACATTCGTCACAGGCTGCCCTGGACAACGGGATTGGTTTGCGCTCCGTTCTGGACAGCGTGCGGAAACTCAGGCGACATGTCAGTGTGCCGCTGGTGCTGATGGGTTACTACAATCCTCTGTTGGCCTACGGCGAAGATAGATTCCTCAAGGCTGCCGCCACCGCCGGCGTGGACGGATTTATAATTCCCGATCTGCCGGTGGAAGAAGGGGCCGGGTTCAAAACCAAGGTCGAGTCTGGCGGCATGTCGTCTCTATTCCTGGTGGCGCCGACTTCGTCGCCTCAACGAATTCGTATGATAGACAAAAACTCGACCGACCTGGTCTATGCTGTCACCGTCACAGGAGTCACCGGCGTTGGGCGTAGTTTTTCAGCCGATACCGACCGATACCTGCGCTCCCTGAAAAAGAGTTTGAGCAAGCGGTTCGTGGCCGGGTTCGGCGTGTCATCGGCTGAGTCGGCCCGCCGTCTGACCAGGTATGCCGACGGCGTCGTGATCGGGTCGGCGCTGGTCAAGATTATCCGCGAGGCGTCAAACCGAAAGGGTTGCGTTCGTCAGGTCAGCCGGTTCCTGGGCGATATCAGACGTGCCCTCTGA
- the aroQ gene encoding type II 3-dehydroquinate dehydratase has translation MRRILIVNGPNLNLLGRREPEIYGADSLEDINEKLRACADELKLQVEFFQSNSEGAIIDFLHTEGFEADGLVINAGAFTHYSYAIRDAISAVGITTIEVHLSNIYSREEFRHKSVIAPVCRGHIVGFGAEGYFMALAHFAQSGKDT, from the coding sequence ATGCGTAGAATCCTGATCGTCAACGGACCCAATCTCAATTTGCTCGGACGACGTGAACCGGAAATTTACGGTGCCGATTCGCTTGAGGACATCAACGAGAAACTGCGCGCCTGTGCCGACGAACTTAAGTTGCAGGTCGAGTTTTTCCAGTCGAACTCAGAAGGTGCCATAATCGACTTTTTGCACACAGAGGGATTCGAGGCCGACGGGTTGGTAATCAACGCCGGCGCCTTCACACACTACAGCTACGCCATCCGAGATGCAATCTCCGCCGTGGGTATTACTACGATAGAAGTTCATCTTTCGAATATCTACAGCAGGGAAGAGTTCCGCCATAAATCGGTTATCGCACCGGTCTGTCGAGGTCACATTGTCGGCTTCGGCGCCGAGGGCTATTTCATGGCGCTGGCTCACTTTGCCCAATCCGGGAAGGACACTTGA
- the aroA gene encoding 3-phosphoshikimate 1-carboxyvinyltransferase, whose product MRRIVKSVRKVGGTISLPGDKSIAHRAALFSILSQGPITIRNFPNGADCQRSLAAAQTLGVKVDRGDNELILTPPEARAVDEGTNIDCGNSGTTVRLLAGILAGSQVEATLVGDESLSQRPMKRIIDPLTAMGAELFAENGTLPMRIRGRRLGALEYRMPVASAQVKSALLLAGMASSCSVVVREDIITRDHTEIMMQELGNGLSVKDIKAVAVADPDDPRKRRMQRPEPYKREIQLQPGAVLNGGLIDIPGDFSTAVFFMGAAAISGYSLTVANVGLNPTRTVMLDHLKAVGCSVQVNNRAVVSGEVRGDVTVTGAPLKARKISGDTTVGLIDEIPMVAVMAAFASGTTIIRDAGELRVKESDRLMAVTENLKSIGIKVGLLEDGLAIEGGKDLNGADFKSFGDHRIAMAFSIAGLFLHGSSSIDDDASVAVSCPDFYDLLGQVTQ is encoded by the coding sequence ATGAGAAGGATCGTCAAGTCAGTTCGGAAAGTCGGGGGAACCATCAGTCTGCCGGGTGACAAGTCTATCGCCCATCGAGCTGCGCTGTTCTCAATACTTTCCCAGGGACCGATCACGATCCGCAATTTCCCCAACGGCGCTGATTGCCAAAGGTCGCTGGCCGCGGCGCAAACGCTGGGGGTCAAGGTCGACCGCGGCGACAATGAGCTCATCCTGACGCCACCTGAAGCACGAGCTGTTGACGAGGGAACCAACATTGATTGCGGCAACTCGGGCACGACCGTGCGTCTGTTAGCCGGTATCCTGGCCGGTTCGCAGGTAGAAGCAACGCTGGTCGGCGATGAGTCTTTGAGTCAACGACCGATGAAACGCATCATCGATCCGCTCACGGCCATGGGCGCCGAATTGTTTGCCGAAAACGGCACGCTACCAATGAGAATACGTGGACGTCGGCTTGGCGCGCTGGAGTACCGTATGCCGGTGGCCTCGGCGCAGGTCAAGTCGGCCCTCTTGCTGGCCGGGATGGCCTCGTCATGTTCGGTCGTCGTCCGTGAGGACATCATAACGCGAGACCACACCGAGATCATGATGCAGGAACTCGGCAATGGATTGAGCGTCAAAGATATCAAAGCAGTGGCGGTGGCCGATCCGGACGATCCCCGCAAACGTCGCATGCAGCGACCGGAACCGTACAAGAGAGAAATACAGCTTCAACCGGGAGCCGTACTCAACGGCGGACTAATCGATATTCCCGGTGACTTTTCGACGGCTGTCTTTTTTATGGGAGCGGCGGCTATTTCGGGCTATTCGCTGACCGTTGCCAATGTCGGCTTGAATCCCACTCGCACCGTCATGCTTGATCATCTCAAGGCGGTGGGTTGCAGTGTGCAGGTGAATAATCGCGCCGTTGTTTCGGGAGAAGTTCGCGGCGACGTCACAGTGACCGGAGCGCCGCTGAAAGCCCGCAAGATATCCGGCGACACCACGGTCGGACTGATCGATGAAATACCGATGGTGGCGGTAATGGCCGCTTTCGCTTCGGGCACTACGATCATACGCGACGCCGGGGAGTTACGGGTCAAGGAATCCGACCGCCTTATGGCTGTGACCGAAAACCTCAAGAGCATCGGCATCAAGGTCGGTTTGTTGGAGGACGGTCTGGCCATCGAAGGCGGCAAAGATCTAAATGGAGCCGACTTCAAAAGTTTCGGCGACCATCGAATCGCCATGGCCTTTTCAATCGCCGGTCTGTTTCTGCACGGTTCCTCATCGATAGACGACGATGCTTCGGTGGCGGTCAGTTGTCCCGACTTTTATGATTTGTTAGGTCAGGTCACGCAATGA
- a CDS encoding shikimate dehydrogenase, whose translation MTAPYRFGLVGHNVGYSKSSEIFEAIFKHLAADGSFEVFNIATEHFAEQFHKLIESGVQGLSVTIPYKSKVITFLDDLDPVARALQAVNSIHFNGGACCGFNTDCYGFSLPLHPHAERLKNGSALILGAGGGARAVVYALHTDYEIGCCTVMARDSTRLKSFKQELVKQLPNIRISTRQFANNKKSERDTWDIVVNCTPLGGWNHPTDSPLPEWLDWTAVRLYYDLNYNVDNSLTREAERAEIPYLDGSAMLVGQALQSFYIWTGLKVPFEPIYSKVFGD comes from the coding sequence ATGACAGCACCCTATCGCTTCGGACTGGTTGGTCACAACGTCGGCTACTCGAAATCGTCTGAGATTTTTGAGGCGATTTTCAAACATCTGGCCGCGGATGGGTCGTTTGAAGTGTTTAACATCGCCACCGAACATTTCGCCGAGCAGTTTCATAAGTTGATTGAATCCGGCGTGCAGGGACTGTCCGTCACCATACCATACAAGAGCAAAGTAATCACCTTCCTGGACGATCTGGACCCGGTTGCTCGTGCCCTCCAGGCTGTCAACTCGATCCACTTCAATGGGGGAGCATGCTGTGGATTCAATACCGATTGCTATGGTTTCTCCTTGCCCTTGCACCCACATGCCGAACGGCTCAAGAACGGGTCTGCGCTGATCCTCGGGGCCGGCGGCGGAGCCAGGGCCGTGGTCTATGCGCTGCACACCGACTATGAAATCGGTTGCTGCACAGTGATGGCCCGCGACAGCACCCGGCTGAAATCGTTCAAGCAGGAATTGGTCAAACAACTGCCGAACATTCGTATCAGCACGCGCCAGTTTGCCAACAACAAGAAGTCTGAACGAGACACCTGGGATATCGTGGTCAATTGCACGCCACTGGGAGGTTGGAACCATCCGACTGATTCACCACTCCCGGAATGGCTGGACTGGACAGCGGTGCGACTCTATTATGATCTGAATTACAACGTCGACAACAGCCTGACCCGGGAGGCCGAGCGGGCAGAGATTCCGTATCTGGATGGCTCGGCCATGCTGGTGGGCCAGGCGTTGCAGTCGTTTTATATCTGGACCGGCCTTAAAGTGCCGTTCGAGCCGATATACTCAAAAGTCTTCGGTGACTGA